A stretch of Sinorhizobium meliloti DNA encodes these proteins:
- a CDS encoding sulfate transporter family protein has protein sequence MILDAARLAFANLFATETRTVFWKVIGLTLLALVALWFALRELFVWLALPWIDALMPGTPDWAGWLTFVVGIFASLGLALALALLLAPVTALIAGFFLDDVAEVVEKRDYPGEAPGTPLPLAEAITGSAKFLGVVILGNIVALFLLLVPGVNLVAFFLVNGYLLGREFFEFAAMRHRPPAEARLFRAKHRSTVFLAGLVLAAFLAVPLLNLLTPLFAAGMMVHLHKMLSARDTGFAGTAAAARS, from the coding sequence ATGATTCTCGATGCGGCGCGCCTTGCCTTCGCCAATCTTTTCGCGACGGAGACCCGCACGGTCTTTTGGAAAGTCATCGGGCTGACGCTGCTGGCGCTCGTCGCGCTCTGGTTCGCGCTGCGCGAGCTCTTCGTCTGGCTTGCGCTGCCCTGGATCGATGCGCTGATGCCGGGCACGCCCGACTGGGCGGGGTGGCTCACTTTCGTCGTCGGCATCTTCGCGAGCCTGGGGCTCGCGCTCGCGCTGGCGCTGCTGCTGGCGCCGGTGACGGCGCTGATTGCCGGCTTCTTCCTCGACGATGTCGCCGAGGTGGTGGAGAAAAGGGACTATCCCGGCGAGGCGCCCGGCACGCCGCTGCCTCTCGCCGAGGCGATCACCGGTTCGGCGAAATTCCTCGGCGTCGTCATTCTCGGCAACATCGTCGCGCTCTTCCTCCTGTTGGTGCCGGGCGTCAATCTTGTCGCCTTCTTCCTCGTCAACGGCTATCTGCTCGGTCGAGAATTCTTCGAGTTCGCCGCCATGCGCCATCGTCCGCCGGCGGAGGCGCGGCTCTTCCGTGCCAAACATCGCTCCACCGTGTTCCTTGCCGGCCTCGTGCTGGCGGCCTTCCTTGCCGTGCCTCTGCTCAACCTGCTGACGCCGCTCTTTGCCGCCGGCATGATGGTGCACCTGCACAAGATGCTCTCGGCGCGGGACACCGGTTTTGCGGGCACGGCTGCGGCTGCGAGAAGCTGA
- a CDS encoding amidase: MINQRTLASLAVLVQSGKLDPVALVAETLTRIEDHPDRSIFVALTQERAAREAKAASARIKTGRSLGLLDGLPVAWKDLFDLAGSITTAGSVVLAEGSPAAADATVIADLGSAGMVSIGRTNMSEFAFSGLGINPHYGTPRNPRSADVHRIPGGSSSGSAAAVAAGLVPLAIGTDTGGSVRIPAAMTGIVGYKATRGRYAMKGVFPLAQSLDSLGPLCQTVQDAVWADAAMHGLTAPVIRRAEIADLSIVVPETIVFDDAEAEVVAAFEEAIKRLEAAGAKVRRQAFPSFAEIFELTARHGALVTAEAYALHRERLAGPEAERMDPRVVARTRLGEKITVSDYIALLDARDRLIHETIETLKAGELIAHPTLPHVAPPLDPLLADDDLFFKVNARTLRNTSIGNFLDFCGVSIPCGTGAAGMPAGFQLAAPHHQDDRLLSAALAAEASIRGDA; the protein is encoded by the coding sequence ATGATCAACCAACGAACACTTGCGAGCCTCGCCGTTCTCGTGCAGTCCGGCAAGCTCGATCCCGTCGCGCTTGTCGCGGAAACCCTGACGCGGATCGAAGACCACCCCGACCGATCGATCTTCGTCGCGCTCACGCAGGAGCGTGCGGCGCGCGAAGCGAAGGCTGCCTCCGCGCGCATCAAGACCGGCCGCTCCCTCGGGCTGCTCGACGGCTTGCCCGTCGCCTGGAAGGACCTCTTCGATCTTGCCGGCAGCATCACGACCGCAGGTTCCGTCGTTCTGGCTGAAGGGTCGCCGGCCGCCGCCGACGCAACGGTGATCGCGGACCTCGGCAGCGCCGGCATGGTCAGCATCGGGCGGACCAATATGAGCGAATTCGCCTTCTCCGGCCTCGGTATCAATCCGCATTACGGCACGCCGCGCAATCCGAGGTCCGCGGATGTCCATCGCATCCCCGGCGGCTCCTCCTCCGGTTCCGCCGCTGCGGTCGCGGCCGGCCTCGTACCGCTGGCGATCGGCACCGACACCGGCGGCTCGGTCCGTATCCCGGCCGCAATGACCGGCATCGTCGGCTACAAGGCGACACGCGGCCGCTACGCGATGAAGGGCGTGTTCCCGCTCGCGCAAAGCCTCGATTCGCTTGGCCCCCTTTGCCAGACGGTGCAGGATGCAGTCTGGGCCGACGCCGCCATGCATGGGCTGACCGCGCCGGTGATCCGCCGCGCCGAGATCGCCGATCTTTCCATCGTCGTTCCCGAGACGATCGTCTTCGACGATGCCGAAGCGGAAGTCGTGGCCGCATTCGAGGAAGCGATCAAGCGCCTCGAAGCGGCGGGCGCGAAGGTCCGGCGGCAGGCCTTCCCGAGCTTTGCGGAAATTTTCGAGCTTACCGCCCGCCACGGCGCTCTGGTGACGGCAGAGGCCTATGCGCTGCACCGGGAACGGCTGGCAGGGCCTGAAGCGGAGCGCATGGACCCGCGCGTCGTCGCCCGCACCCGCCTCGGCGAGAAGATCACCGTCAGCGATTACATCGCCCTCCTCGACGCCCGAGACCGGCTGATCCATGAGACCATCGAGACTCTCAAGGCCGGCGAACTGATTGCACATCCGACCTTGCCGCATGTGGCGCCGCCGCTTGATCCGCTTCTTGCCGACGACGATCTCTTCTTCAAGGTCAATGCCAGGACGCTGCGCAATACCTCGATCGGCAACTTCCTGGATTTCTGCGGCGTCTCCATACCCTGCGGGACGGGTGCGGCCGGCATGCCGGCCGGCTTCCAGCTTGCAGCACCTCATCACCAGGACGACCGCCTGCTTTCCGCAGCACTCGCCGCCGAGGCGAGCATCCGGGGCGACGCATGA
- a CDS encoding ROK family protein → MIVCFDIGGSAIKGAITHSPERIFPLPRRATPLTDFGRFVEAMESVLDEAGGLPERVAISITGVIDPETRRIKCANIPCIDGRELVAELEAALHLPVVIANDADCFALAEAGVGAGRGHRIVFGAILGTGVGGGLVIDGRLINADGGFAGEWGHGPAVAAAAGHPPIAIPAFPCGCGQSRCVDTVGGARGLERLHETVHGKALSSHDIIEGWQNGNAEAARTIDVFVDLVSSPLALVINITGATIVPVGGGLSNAEALLAEIDRAVRARILRRFDRPLVVRGECRVEPGLIGAALLGFGGRSA, encoded by the coding sequence ATGATCGTCTGTTTCGACATCGGCGGCTCGGCGATCAAGGGCGCGATCACCCATTCGCCTGAGCGGATATTCCCGCTGCCCCGGCGCGCGACGCCGCTCACGGATTTCGGCCGCTTCGTCGAGGCGATGGAATCCGTGCTCGACGAAGCGGGGGGCCTGCCCGAAAGGGTGGCGATCTCGATCACCGGGGTGATCGATCCGGAGACGCGCCGGATCAAGTGCGCCAACATTCCCTGCATCGACGGGCGTGAGCTCGTCGCCGAACTCGAAGCGGCACTGCACCTGCCGGTGGTGATCGCCAACGACGCCGATTGTTTCGCGCTTGCCGAAGCCGGTGTCGGCGCCGGGCGCGGCCATCGCATCGTCTTCGGTGCCATCCTCGGCACCGGCGTCGGCGGAGGGCTCGTGATCGACGGCCGGCTGATCAATGCCGATGGCGGCTTTGCCGGCGAATGGGGCCACGGCCCCGCCGTTGCGGCCGCGGCCGGACACCCGCCCATTGCCATACCGGCCTTTCCCTGCGGCTGCGGCCAGAGCCGCTGCGTCGATACGGTCGGCGGTGCCCGCGGGCTGGAACGGCTTCATGAGACGGTCCACGGCAAGGCGCTCTCCAGTCACGACATAATCGAAGGCTGGCAGAACGGAAACGCCGAGGCGGCGCGGACGATCGACGTCTTCGTCGATCTGGTGAGTTCGCCGCTGGCGCTCGTGATCAACATCACCGGGGCGACGATCGTGCCGGTGGGCGGCGGCCTTTCCAATGCCGAAGCGCTGCTCGCCGAGATCGACCGGGCGGTGCGGGCGCGCATCCTCAGGCGTTTCGACCGGCCGCTCGTCGTGCGTGGCGAGTGCCGGGTGGAGCCCGGCCTGATCGGCGCCGCCCTGCTCGGCTTCGGAGGGAGATCGGCATGA
- a CDS encoding copper homeostasis protein CutC, whose amino-acid sequence MSRISLEVCVDDPDGLEAAVAGGADRIELCSALGAGGLTPSPGLMAVAAPPPVPVYAMIRPRAGDFIYHRADLEVMRRDIDAARHAGLAGVVLGASLADGRLDARMLTKLAGHAAGMGLTLHRAFDLVPDFAEAMEIAVDLGFERILTSGGAKTAPEAVDTLERLIELSAGRISIMPGSGITSDTIEALVPRLAITEVHSSCSSAEPANDMRLVEMGFAAPERRRTDAAKIRAMRARLDAPAAKA is encoded by the coding sequence ATGAGCCGCATATCACTGGAGGTCTGCGTCGACGATCCGGATGGTCTGGAGGCAGCCGTTGCCGGCGGCGCCGATCGCATCGAACTCTGTTCGGCACTTGGCGCCGGAGGGCTGACCCCAAGTCCCGGCCTGATGGCCGTCGCCGCTCCGCCGCCGGTGCCGGTCTATGCGATGATCCGGCCGCGGGCGGGCGATTTCATCTATCACAGGGCAGACCTCGAGGTCATGCGACGCGACATCGATGCGGCGCGGCATGCCGGGCTCGCAGGCGTGGTGCTCGGCGCATCGCTCGCCGACGGCCGCCTGGACGCGCGCATGCTGACGAAACTCGCCGGCCACGCGGCAGGGATGGGGCTCACGCTACACCGCGCCTTCGATCTGGTGCCGGATTTCGCCGAAGCGATGGAGATCGCCGTCGATCTCGGCTTCGAACGCATCCTGACCTCGGGCGGCGCGAAAACGGCACCGGAAGCGGTCGATACGCTGGAACGGCTCATCGAACTGTCGGCGGGACGGATCTCGATCATGCCCGGCTCGGGCATCACCAGCGACACGATCGAAGCGCTCGTGCCTCGGCTCGCCATCACCGAGGTCCATTCGTCCTGCTCAAGTGCTGAGCCGGCTAATGACATGCGCCTCGTCGAGATGGGATTCGCCGCGCCGGAGCGCCGCCGCACGGACGCGGCAAAGATCAGGGCGATGCGGGCGCGGCTCGATGCGCCGGCGGCAAAGGCTTGA
- the nagA gene encoding N-acetylglucosamine-6-phosphate deacetylase, translating into MTAKKTISGARIFDGIDWHDGAALVIEAGHVKAIAPAGSVPAGGEIIDARGLLLVPGFIDLQVNGGGGALLNEKPSLESIRQICAAHAQFGTTALLPTLITDTRAVRTAAIAAGIEAKAAAVPGFLGLHLEGPHLSVARKGAHDPALIRPMGDDDLAEILACAKALSRLMLTVAPENATKEQVRALADAGVVVSLGHTDVDYDTACAYAKAGARTVTHLFNAMSGLGHREPGVVGAALSTGTLHAGMIADGFHVHPASMGIALRGKKGPGQIFLVTDAMSPIGTDQTSFFLNGREILRQGGRLTLADGTLAGADIDMLSSVRFVHQKLGLPIEEAVRMASAYPADAMGIASHKGRLLPGTDADFVLLTPELAMKSTWIGGETVFAA; encoded by the coding sequence ATGACTGCGAAGAAGACGATCAGCGGAGCGCGGATTTTCGACGGCATCGACTGGCACGACGGGGCAGCCCTCGTGATCGAGGCAGGACACGTCAAGGCGATTGCGCCGGCGGGAAGCGTCCCCGCCGGTGGCGAGATCATCGACGCGCGTGGCCTGCTTCTCGTGCCCGGCTTCATCGATCTGCAGGTGAACGGCGGCGGCGGCGCGCTTCTGAACGAAAAGCCGTCCCTCGAAAGTATCCGGCAGATCTGCGCGGCGCATGCGCAATTCGGCACGACGGCGCTGCTGCCGACGCTGATCACCGACACGCGCGCGGTCAGGACCGCGGCCATCGCCGCAGGCATCGAGGCGAAAGCCGCGGCGGTTCCCGGCTTCCTAGGCCTGCATCTCGAAGGCCCGCATCTTTCCGTCGCGCGCAAGGGGGCTCACGATCCGGCGCTGATCCGTCCGATGGGCGATGACGATCTTGCCGAGATACTCGCCTGCGCAAAGGCGCTCAGCCGTCTGATGCTCACCGTGGCCCCGGAAAACGCCACCAAGGAGCAGGTGCGGGCGCTGGCCGATGCCGGCGTCGTGGTGAGCCTCGGCCATACCGACGTGGATTACGACACCGCCTGCGCCTATGCCAAAGCGGGTGCCCGGACCGTCACGCATCTCTTCAACGCCATGAGCGGACTCGGCCATCGCGAGCCTGGCGTGGTCGGCGCGGCGCTTTCGACCGGCACGCTCCACGCCGGCATGATCGCCGACGGTTTTCACGTTCACCCGGCCTCGATGGGCATCGCGCTGCGCGGCAAGAAAGGCCCGGGACAGATCTTTCTGGTCACCGACGCCATGTCGCCGATCGGCACCGATCAGACGAGCTTCTTCCTGAACGGACGGGAAATCCTGCGCCAGGGCGGGCGCCTGACGCTTGCCGACGGCACGCTTGCCGGCGCCGATATCGACATGCTTTCGTCTGTCCGCTTCGTCCACCAAAAGCTTGGCCTGCCGATCGAGGAGGCGGTCCGCATGGCCTCCGCCTATCCCGCCGACGCCATGGGGATCGCCTCGCACAAGGGCCGGCTCCTGCCGGGTACGGATGCGGATTTCGTGCTGCTCACGCCGGAACTCGCAATGAAATCGACCTGGATCGGCGGGGAGACGGTTTTTGCGGCTTGA
- a CDS encoding SIS domain-containing protein, with product MQTNMRREIDEIPEAAARLLERSATRLAQAGAALRAKDPAFLVTIARGSSDHAALFLKYAIELTTGRPVASLGPSLASIYGADLKLGGAAAIAISQSGKSPDIVAMAEAATRAGAVSIALTNTLPSPIAEACTHPLDILAGPEIAVAATKSYVNSIVAGLAVLGEWTGDATLKHAVADLPNQLAKAVKLDWQDFAGDLAEAESLYVLGRGPALAIASEAALKFKETSGMHAEAYSAAEVLHGPVALVGHRFPVLVLAARDAAEASVADIADGMSAKGAVVHVTSARAGKAKRLPFVETGHPLTDALALILPFYGFVEAWSRSRGLNPDAPENLKKVTETR from the coding sequence ATGCAGACCAACATGCGGCGAGAAATCGACGAGATTCCCGAGGCCGCAGCCCGGTTGCTGGAGCGCTCGGCCACGAGGCTGGCGCAAGCCGGCGCGGCGCTGCGCGCCAAGGATCCGGCCTTTCTGGTAACGATCGCCAGGGGCTCTTCCGACCATGCCGCGCTGTTCCTGAAATACGCGATCGAGCTCACGACCGGCCGTCCGGTCGCCTCGCTCGGACCCTCGCTGGCGTCGATATACGGTGCCGATCTGAAACTCGGCGGTGCGGCGGCGATTGCAATCTCGCAGTCCGGCAAGAGCCCGGACATCGTGGCCATGGCCGAAGCCGCGACGCGCGCCGGCGCCGTTTCGATCGCGCTGACGAACACGCTGCCGTCGCCGATTGCCGAGGCCTGCACCCACCCGCTCGACATTCTCGCCGGACCCGAAATTGCCGTGGCGGCGACCAAGTCCTATGTTAACTCGATCGTCGCGGGTCTTGCCGTGCTCGGCGAGTGGACCGGCGACGCGACGCTCAAGCACGCGGTCGCCGATCTGCCGAACCAGCTTGCCAAGGCCGTGAAGCTCGATTGGCAGGATTTCGCCGGCGATCTCGCAGAAGCCGAATCGCTCTATGTGCTGGGCCGCGGTCCGGCGCTGGCGATCGCCAGCGAAGCGGCGCTGAAGTTCAAGGAGACGTCCGGCATGCATGCCGAGGCCTATTCCGCGGCAGAGGTGCTGCACGGACCGGTGGCGCTGGTCGGGCACCGGTTCCCGGTGCTCGTGCTGGCCGCCCGCGATGCTGCCGAGGCCTCGGTCGCCGATATCGCGGACGGCATGAGCGCCAAGGGCGCGGTGGTGCACGTGACCTCGGCACGCGCGGGCAAGGCAAAGCGCCTGCCCTTCGTCGAGACCGGGCACCCGCTCACCGACGCCTTGGCGCTGATCCTGCCGTTCTATGGCTTCGTCGAGGCCTGGTCCCGCTCTCGCGGTCTGAACCCCGACGCACCGGAGAACCTCAAGAAGGTGACGGAGACACGATGA
- a CDS encoding GntR family transcriptional regulator — translation MNQQLAAILPLETLQSGGAGPLYLKLRQSLEEAILSGKLNHGDALPPERDLADYANVSRVTVRKAVYDLVRDGLLVRRHGSGTFVVRPVSRVEQSLSRLTSFTEDMARRGLNTRAEWLERGLFHPSPDEMMTLGLAADALVARLGRLRIADDMPLAIERACVSAEFVPDPLAVTSSLYSELEKKQARPVRAVQRISACNIKEPDAAMLGVAVGAAGLSIERVSYLASGRVVEFTRSLYRGDAYDFVAELTIPEN, via the coding sequence ATGAACCAGCAGCTCGCCGCCATTCTGCCGCTCGAAACCCTGCAGTCCGGGGGCGCCGGTCCGCTCTATCTGAAGCTCAGGCAATCGCTCGAGGAGGCGATCCTGTCGGGCAAGCTCAATCACGGAGATGCGCTGCCGCCGGAGCGGGATCTCGCGGATTACGCCAATGTCAGCCGCGTCACCGTCCGCAAAGCCGTCTACGATCTCGTGCGTGACGGGCTCCTCGTGCGCCGCCACGGTTCCGGCACCTTCGTCGTCCGCCCGGTTTCGCGCGTCGAGCAGTCGCTCTCGCGCCTGACCTCCTTCACCGAGGACATGGCCCGGCGCGGACTCAACACGCGTGCGGAATGGCTGGAGCGCGGTCTCTTCCATCCCTCGCCCGACGAGATGATGACCCTCGGGCTTGCGGCCGACGCGCTTGTGGCGCGACTCGGGCGGCTCCGCATTGCCGACGACATGCCGCTTGCGATCGAGCGCGCCTGCGTTTCGGCGGAATTCGTCCCCGACCCGCTCGCCGTCACCTCCTCGCTCTATTCAGAGCTCGAGAAGAAGCAGGCTCGGCCGGTGCGCGCGGTGCAGCGGATCTCCGCCTGCAATATCAAGGAACCGGACGCGGCCATGCTCGGCGTCGCCGTCGGCGCCGCCGGTCTTTCGATCGAGCGCGTCTCCTATCTTGCCTCCGGGCGCGTGGTCGAATTCACCCGGTCGCTCTACCGCGGCGATGCCTATGATTTCGTTGCGGAGCTGACGATCCCGGAAAACTGA
- a CDS encoding N-acetylglucosamine kinase, whose amino-acid sequence MTFYLIGIDGGGTSCRAAVAALDGRILGRGKAGAANILTDPETALQNITDAARDAFGDAGLDPAGIGASRAIVGVAGHNVGDAVHYVKRRLPFAQADIESDGLIALQGALGDGDGAVAILGTGTIYIARRGDEVSYVGGWGFTIGDHGSGARIGHALLQESLLAYDGIHQGSGVTDAVLAEFNDDPRDIVDFARLAKPGEFGRYAPRVFEFAERGDPVAISLLKAAAATVDEALDVVVSRGSEKLCLLGGLAPLYRRWLADRHQPRFVEARADALTGAVALAAARFGSHSGVSA is encoded by the coding sequence ATGACGTTTTACCTGATCGGAATTGATGGCGGCGGAACGAGCTGCCGTGCGGCTGTAGCAGCCCTCGACGGCCGTATTCTCGGCCGCGGCAAAGCGGGCGCCGCGAATATTCTTACCGATCCGGAAACGGCGCTGCAGAACATAACGGATGCGGCGCGCGACGCCTTCGGGGATGCGGGCCTCGACCCGGCCGGAATCGGGGCATCGCGCGCGATCGTCGGCGTCGCCGGCCACAATGTGGGCGATGCCGTTCATTACGTGAAGAGGCGGCTTCCCTTTGCTCAGGCCGATATCGAGTCCGATGGGCTGATCGCGCTGCAGGGCGCTCTCGGCGACGGGGACGGGGCCGTCGCGATACTCGGGACGGGCACGATCTATATCGCGCGCCGGGGCGATGAGGTCAGCTATGTCGGCGGCTGGGGGTTCACGATCGGAGATCACGGCAGCGGCGCACGCATCGGTCACGCGCTGCTGCAGGAGAGCTTGCTTGCCTATGACGGCATACATCAAGGCTCGGGCGTGACGGATGCCGTTCTTGCCGAGTTCAACGACGACCCGCGCGACATCGTCGATTTCGCACGGCTCGCCAAGCCCGGCGAGTTCGGCCGCTATGCGCCGCGCGTCTTCGAATTTGCCGAGCGCGGCGACCCTGTGGCGATCAGCCTGTTGAAGGCTGCCGCCGCGACGGTGGACGAGGCGCTCGACGTGGTGGTTTCGAGGGGGAGCGAGAAGCTGTGCCTGCTCGGAGGATTGGCGCCGCTTTATCGCCGCTGGCTCGCCGACCGGCATCAGCCGCGCTTCGTCGAGGCGCGGGCCGATGCTTTGACCGGCGCCGTCGCGCTCGCGGCGGCCCGTTTCGGCTCCCATTCCGGGGTATCGGCATGA
- a CDS encoding N-acetylmuramic acid 6-phosphate etherase has product MPPAKTEERRDNAKGLDVMRPELALRLLAAGQQEAAKSVEQAIEPISAAARLAADSLASGGRLAYAGAGSSGLMAMADALELPGTYGIAREQVVILIAGGAASLTDLAGGYEDDMELARADVRSAGIGAGDCLISVSASGSTPYAIAAADEAGKRGARVIGMANNAGAPLLLNADVSILLETPPEVVSGSTRMGAGTAQKIAFNMFSTMVGIHLGHVLDGHMVNLRADNIKLRGRAIRIVSDIAGIGAADADRLLGLAGGSVKLAILLASGARDIAYAEDALERADQNLRRAIAIVGT; this is encoded by the coding sequence ATGCCGCCAGCCAAGACCGAAGAGCGCCGCGACAATGCCAAGGGCCTGGACGTCATGCGTCCGGAGCTCGCCCTTCGCTTGCTCGCAGCCGGTCAGCAGGAGGCGGCAAAGTCGGTGGAACAGGCGATCGAGCCGATTTCAGCGGCAGCCCGCCTTGCCGCGGACAGCCTCGCCTCGGGCGGCCGGCTTGCCTATGCCGGCGCCGGAAGCTCCGGGTTGATGGCGATGGCGGACGCACTCGAACTGCCTGGCACCTACGGCATAGCTCGGGAGCAGGTCGTCATTCTCATTGCCGGCGGCGCCGCAAGCCTCACCGATCTTGCCGGCGGCTATGAGGACGACATGGAACTTGCGCGCGCCGATGTGCGAAGTGCCGGCATCGGGGCGGGCGACTGCCTGATCTCGGTTTCCGCCAGCGGCTCCACGCCCTATGCCATCGCCGCTGCCGACGAGGCGGGGAAACGCGGCGCCCGCGTCATCGGAATGGCCAACAATGCCGGCGCACCGCTCCTTCTGAACGCCGACGTCTCCATCCTCCTGGAGACGCCTCCGGAAGTCGTGTCCGGGTCGACGCGAATGGGTGCCGGGACGGCTCAGAAGATCGCCTTCAACATGTTCTCGACCATGGTCGGCATCCATCTCGGCCACGTGCTCGATGGTCACATGGTCAATCTGCGTGCCGACAACATCAAACTGCGCGGCCGGGCGATCCGGATCGTCTCGGACATAGCCGGTATCGGCGCCGCCGACGCGGACAGGCTGCTCGGCCTTGCCGGCGGGTCGGTCAAGCTGGCGATCCTGCTCGCATCCGGAGCGAGGGACATCGCCTATGCCGAAGACGCGCTCGAGCGCGCCGATCAAAATTTGCGCCGGGCGATCGCCATCGTCGGGACGTGA